In Argiope bruennichi chromosome X1, qqArgBrue1.1, whole genome shotgun sequence, a single window of DNA contains:
- the LOC129958590 gene encoding hormone-sensitive lipase-like, protein MALITSHTKMCRVELMKFNCDFEVIYLSVMNNIDYFFFAKDKYWYGEKFVSLLRELLDHLHWYEENLKLLYDELHRFDLDENHGNGFRSFVLIFERCFSECYKYSKRLINSRSSFFFRVQTYLKEIESLVNVLSDLRPTLNFLIKMLTENPENHLLMPEKAVSPEEILTQCEGISQLGFYGRFQGFYYCTSMRRILQGVGVIVATFSDLYQKSGGPVFKAVLTVLNGIKYIIDPELRAYQIVNVAQNSSVEFLKAFWSLSEVQLMKRLPDWICPKLAVREEIYVPNTSLTLCNIYTKENVVIPVPTSHIPPAPVRCLLLSSVHREGQVLKKSREKTSSAPKSKSLLFHCHGGGFVAQDPDSHEIYLRHWAHDLNAPIISVDYSLSPEAPFPRALEEVLLAYAWVLKNPHKLGWTGEIICFAGDSAGGNVLMSTVLKTISLQIRQPDAVLCSYTPLVLDIVPSPSRLLCWIDPLLPLGFMISCLDAYAGAMTTEEDEYDTAFEHVSSGRRSRKISSISEIFDSSINFLKQCEWIEVEANEPPEKSADIIFYSSENRSVDGSNYIRDFIEKYDDGAIKKSQNETWNYSKEFNIYNFPQDIIFDLKAKSLEAVDMGLRKISEFFMCTSLYQKVIAPLLPNMASTSQKKAQFLYNKKSIFQKMKKLKIVSKNPFMSPLLASDDILKEMPPIYFVSLNFDPCLDDSVAFTKRLRSLNRQVTIDFLDDLPHGFLNFLPFSQEAHNGSNLCVRRLKEAMKLI, encoded by the exons ATGGCGTTGATCACTTCACATACGAAGATGTGTAGAGTcgagttaatgaaatttaactgtgattttgaagttatttatttatctgtaatGAATAATATTGATTACTTCTTCTTTGCCAAAGATAAATACTGGTACGgtgaaaaatttgtttctttattgaGAGAATTGCTGGATCATCTGCACTGGTatgaggaaaatttaaaattgttgtatGATGAATTACACAGATTTGATTTAGATGAAAATCACGGAAATGGATTTAGATCTTTCGTGCTAATTTTTGAAAGATGCTTTTCTGAATGCTATAAATACTCCAAAAGACTTATTAACAGTCGCAGCTCATTTTTCTTTAGAGTTCAAACATATCTGAAAGAAATTGAAAGTCTAGTCAATGTACTTTCTGATTTGAGGCCCACTTTAAATTTTCTCATCAAAATGCTCACAGAGAATCCTGAAAATCATTTGTTAATGCCTGAAAAAGCTGTCTCGCCTGAAGAAATACTAACCCAATGTGAAGGTATAAGTCAGTTGGGATTTTATGGACGATTTCAAGGTTTTTAT TATTGTACATCAATGCGAAGAATACTTCAGGGAGTGGGTGTTATAGTGGCTACTTTCAGCGATTTATATCAAAAATCTGGTGGAcctgtttttaaagcagttttaacagttttaaatggTATAAAGTATATAATTGATCCTGAATTACGTGCATATCAAATAGTCAATGTTGCACAAAATTCATCTGTAgaatttttgaaagctttttgGAGCCTAAGTGAAGTACAACTAATGAAG CGATTACCTGATTGGATTTGTCCTAAATTAGCTGTTCGTGAGGAGATATATGTCCCAAACACATCCTTAACTTtgtgtaatatatatacaaaggAAAACGTTGTGATACCTGTACCAACTTCTCACATTCCACCTGCTCCTGTTCGTTGTTTGCTTTTATCTTCTGTCCACCGTGAGGGGCAA gtatTAAAGAAAAGTAGGGAGAAAACGTCATCAGCCCCCAAATCAAAAAGTTTACTGTTCCATTGTCATGGTGGAGGTTTTGTAGCTCAAGATCCTGATTCTCATGAA ATCTACTTGCGCCATTGGGCTCATGATTTAAATGCTCCTATTATATCAGTTGATTATTCCCTTTCACCTGAAGCCCCATTTCCAAGAGCTCTGGAAGAAGTACTTTTAGCTTATGCATGGGTATTAAAGAATCCTCATAAACTGG gaTGGACAGGTGAAATTATATGTTTTGCTGGAGATAGTGCTGGTGGAAATGTTTTAATGAGCACTGTTTTGAAAACCATTTCTTTACAAATTCGTCAGCCTGATGCTGTTCTGTGTTCTTATACGCCTTTAGTTCTTGATATAGTTCCATCTCCTTCACGTTTACTTTGTTGGATTGATCCACTTCTTCCTCTTGGATTTATGATAAGTTGCCTAGATG catatgCTGGAGCAATGACTACAGAAGAAGATGAGTATGACACAGCATTTGAACATGTTTCCTCAGGACGGagatcaagaaaaatatcttccattaGTGAAATATTCGATTcaagtataaattttttgaaacaatgtgAGTGGATTGAAGTCGAAGCAAATGAACCTCCTGAAAAATCTGcggatattatattttatagttctgAAAATCGCAGTGTCGATGGTAGTAATTATATTCgggattttattgaaaagtatgaTGATGGAGCAATCAAAAAATCTCAGAATGAAACTTGGAACTATAGTAAAGAATTCAATATCTATAATTTTCCCCAGGACATAATTTTTGACCTTAAAGCTAAGAGTCTCGAGGCAGTAGATATGGGATTGAGAAAAATTTCTGAGTTTTTTATGTGTACATCTTTATATCAAAAAGTCATTGCACCGCTTCTTCCTAATATGGCATCAACATCTCAAAAGAAAGCCcagtttttatataataagaagtcgatttttcaaaagatgaaaaagCTAAAGATTGTCTCAAAGAATCCCTTCATGTCACCACTGCTGGCATCAGATGACATTTTGAAGGAAATGCCCCCTATTTATTTTGTG TCTTTGAATTTCGATCCATGTCTTGATGATTCTGTAGCATTCACAAAGCGACTTCGATCCTTGAATCGACAAGTTACTATAGATTTCCTCGATGACCTACCTCATGGATTTTTAAACTTTCTCCCATTTAGTCAAGAAGCCCATAATGGCTCAAACTTATGTGTTCGCCGCTTAAAAGAAGCtatgaaattgatataa